The proteins below come from a single Acidimicrobiales bacterium genomic window:
- a CDS encoding TetR family transcriptional regulator C-terminal domain-containing protein, which yields MRWVNEMVTEPRQERSRARREALLRAAIELLSEGGARALTHRAVAARAGLPPASTTYYFDTIQQLTDAALELHVSDRVAELDALVSGALAGGDTPEEVGGLVATALADRAAEVIVAQFEIYLEAARNPALRPTVAEALDAFEQFAARALKSLGARDPEGVAPAIVAVIDGFALHRLARPRPRDEEVASVRAAIRALFVAAIMSDAELDRWSRRLRQPPRR from the coding sequence GTGAGGTGGGTCAACGAGATGGTCACCGAACCCCGGCAGGAGCGCAGCAGGGCCCGACGTGAGGCGCTGCTGCGCGCCGCCATCGAGCTGCTGTCCGAGGGCGGTGCCCGGGCGCTGACCCACCGGGCCGTGGCGGCGCGGGCGGGCCTGCCGCCGGCGTCGACCACCTACTACTTCGACACCATCCAGCAGCTCACCGACGCCGCCCTGGAGCTGCACGTGTCCGACCGGGTGGCGGAGCTCGACGCCCTGGTCTCCGGGGCGCTGGCGGGGGGCGACACGCCGGAGGAGGTGGGTGGGCTGGTGGCCACGGCGCTGGCCGACCGGGCGGCCGAGGTGATCGTCGCCCAGTTCGAGATCTACCTGGAGGCCGCCCGCAACCCGGCGCTCCGGCCCACCGTCGCCGAGGCGCTCGACGCCTTCGAGCAGTTCGCGGCCCGGGCGCTGAAGTCGCTGGGGGCGCGGGACCCGGAGGGGGTGGCGCCGGCGATCGTCGCCGTGATCGACGGCTTCGCGCTGCACCGGCTGGCCCGTCCCCGGCCCCGGGACGAGGAGGTGGCGTCGGTGCGCGCCGCCATCCGGGCCCTGTTCGTGGCGGCGATCATGTCCGACGCCGAGCTCGACCGGTGGTCCCGGCGTCTGCGGCAGCCGCCCCGCCGCTAG
- a CDS encoding SRPBCC domain-containing protein, with the protein MTTTATTTQVYRVYVKAQADKIWQALTDPEWTNRYGYTGYAHYDLKPGGKYEVEANAEFKAAAEAQGFPCPDIVVDGEVLEADPPHKLVTTWRLLMDPGIQAEGFSRITYEIKPLPDGSACSLTVTHDDLEGMPLTAAMVAGAGEESGAGGGHAWILSDLKSLLETGSPLAGTGTAAN; encoded by the coding sequence ATGACCACCACCGCCACCACCACCCAGGTGTACCGGGTCTACGTCAAGGCACAGGCCGACAAGATCTGGCAGGCGCTCACCGACCCCGAGTGGACCAACCGCTACGGCTACACGGGCTACGCCCACTACGACCTGAAGCCGGGAGGGAAGTACGAGGTCGAGGCCAACGCCGAGTTCAAGGCTGCCGCCGAGGCCCAGGGCTTCCCCTGCCCGGACATCGTCGTCGACGGCGAGGTGCTCGAGGCCGACCCGCCCCACAAGCTGGTCACCACCTGGCGCCTCCTGATGGACCCCGGCATCCAGGCCGAGGGCTTCAGCCGCATCACCTACGAGATCAAGCCGCTCCCGGACGGTTCGGCGTGCTCGCTCACCGTCACCCACGACGACCTCGAAGGGATGCCGCTGACGGCCGCCATGGTGGCGGGCGCCGGCGAGGAGTCGGGCGCCGGCGGCGGCCACGCCTGGATCCTCAGCGACCTCAAGTCGCTCCTGGAGACCGGCTCGCCGCTGGCCGGCACCGGGACGGCCGCCAACTGA
- a CDS encoding roadblock/LC7 domain-containing protein: MTDDVQGEGLGWLVSNFVDRIPGATSAVVVSSDGLVLSLSERVARDSADQMAAITSGLTGLTAGAARCFDAGEVIQVIVEMEGGYLFVTSVSDGSAVAVLCEPNCDIGLIGYEMSLLVDRVSRLLTPDLIAELQTTSLEDRVAGADK; this comes from the coding sequence GTGACCGACGATGTGCAGGGTGAGGGCCTCGGCTGGCTGGTGAGCAACTTCGTCGACCGCATCCCGGGGGCGACGAGCGCCGTGGTGGTCAGCTCCGACGGGCTGGTGCTCAGCCTGTCCGAGCGGGTCGCCCGCGACAGCGCCGACCAGATGGCGGCCATCACCTCGGGCCTCACCGGCCTCACCGCCGGCGCCGCCCGTTGCTTCGACGCCGGTGAGGTGATCCAGGTGATCGTGGAGATGGAGGGCGGCTACCTGTTCGTGACCAGCGTGAGCGACGGCTCGGCGGTCGCCGTGCTGTGCGAGCCGAACTGCGACATCGGCCTGATCGGCTACGAGATGAGCCTGCTGGTCGACCGCGTCAGCCGCCTCCTGACCCCGGATCTGATCGCCGAGCTCCAGACGACGTCGCTGGAGGACCGGGTCGCCGGAGCGGACAAG
- a CDS encoding MFS transporter: MNVTKLVRRGVVLALVCGAQFMVVLDIAIVNVALPSIQEDLDVVPSDLQWVVITYGLTLGGLLLLGGRASDLLGRRNVLVAGLGLFTAASLAAGLADSLGLLVTARAVQGVGGALTAPAALSILASTFAEGAERNKALGIFGAVGGSAASVGVILSGALTSGPGWPWIFLVNVPIGIVLVGLVLRFVPDSPPAEDRRGFDLPGAVAVTGGLMAIVYAINKSVDNGWTSGSTLGFLGGGAALLALFLLIESRTASPLLPLSMFRRRTLNAANLVAVLAFGSFFATIFQASLFMQQVLRYSAMRTGVAYLAIAATAFVVAGAVAARVVDRRGASTALVVGQLSSAAGLLLLSRVPADADYWADVFPGFFLIGIGIGFSGMAAQVAAFIGVEERVAGLAGGMVETAREVGGALGIAVVGTVALARSEDVLATLGARASDPAGQALALTEGFQRGTLLMAALSVAGAVVAALALRPAERRAAAEATAASADGTTVAEPTPVTV, from the coding sequence ATGAACGTGACGAAGCTCGTGCGGCGGGGGGTCGTCCTCGCCCTGGTGTGTGGGGCCCAGTTCATGGTGGTGCTCGACATCGCCATCGTGAACGTGGCGCTGCCGTCGATCCAGGAGGACCTCGACGTCGTGCCGTCCGACCTCCAGTGGGTGGTGATCACCTACGGCCTGACGCTCGGCGGCCTCCTGCTGCTGGGCGGGCGGGCCTCCGACCTGCTCGGGCGGCGCAACGTCCTCGTCGCCGGCCTGGGCCTCTTCACCGCCGCCTCCCTCGCCGCCGGCCTGGCCGACAGCCTCGGCCTCCTGGTGACGGCGAGGGCCGTGCAGGGCGTGGGCGGGGCGCTCACCGCTCCGGCCGCCCTGTCGATCCTCGCCTCGACGTTCGCCGAGGGGGCCGAGCGGAACAAGGCGCTCGGCATCTTCGGTGCGGTCGGCGGCAGCGCCGCGTCGGTGGGGGTGATCCTCAGCGGCGCCCTCACCAGCGGTCCCGGCTGGCCGTGGATCTTCCTGGTGAACGTGCCGATCGGCATCGTGCTGGTGGGCCTGGTGCTGCGCTTCGTGCCCGACAGCCCGCCCGCCGAGGACCGCCGCGGCTTCGACCTGCCCGGCGCCGTCGCCGTCACCGGGGGGTTGATGGCGATCGTCTACGCCATCAACAAGAGCGTCGACAACGGCTGGACGTCGGGCTCCACCCTCGGCTTCCTCGGCGGGGGCGCCGCCCTGCTGGCGCTGTTCCTGCTGATCGAGAGCCGCACCGCCTCGCCACTGCTGCCGCTGTCGATGTTCCGCCGCCGCACGCTCAACGCCGCCAACCTCGTCGCCGTCCTGGCCTTCGGGTCGTTCTTCGCCACCATCTTCCAGGCGTCGCTGTTCATGCAGCAGGTGCTGCGCTACTCGGCCATGCGCACCGGCGTCGCCTACCTGGCGATCGCGGCGACGGCGTTCGTGGTGGCCGGGGCGGTCGCCGCCCGGGTGGTCGACAGGCGGGGCGCTTCGACGGCCCTCGTCGTCGGCCAGCTCAGCAGCGCCGCCGGCCTGCTGCTCCTCAGCCGGGTCCCGGCCGACGCCGACTACTGGGCCGACGTGTTCCCCGGGTTCTTCCTCATCGGCATCGGCATCGGCTTCTCGGGGATGGCGGCCCAGGTGGCGGCGTTCATCGGGGTGGAGGAGCGGGTGGCCGGCCTCGCCGGTGGCATGGTCGAGACGGCCCGGGAGGTGGGCGGCGCCCTCGGCATCGCCGTCGTCGGCACGGTGGCGCTGGCCCGCTCGGAGGACGTCCTCGCCACCCTCGGCGCCCGGGCCTCCGACCCCGCCGGCCAGGCGCTCGCCCTCACCGAGGGCTTCCAGCGGGGCACGCTGCTGATGGCGGCGCTCAGCGTCGCCGGCGCCGTCGTCGCCGCCCTGGCCCTGCGTCCCGCCGAGCGTCGGGCCGCCGCCGAGGCCACCGCTGCGTCCGCCGATGGCACCACCGTCGCGGAGCCGACCCCGGTGACGGTGTGA
- a CDS encoding sigma-70 family RNA polymerase sigma factor, with translation MTDLVTPSTPEAEDTGDLDRLLERHRRELTGYCYRMLGGAGDAEDAVQETMLRAWRGFGSFEGRSAVRSWLYRIATNVCLEMLRSRQRRALPMDLAAPMQSGFQLGPRLPESTFVQPMPDGQVLSGDDDPAARAVGRESVRLAFVAALQHLSPRQRAVLILRDVLRWKASEVAQLLDATVVSVNSALQRGRASLAAIDRDSPPAPHLADTDDPQTKAFLERYVDAFERFDIDLLVRILHEDVTLAMPPFDLWIQGRPAVLDWAVTAPGLCRNGRFVPVGTANGAPAFGLYHSRDDGRFDLFGIHVVEIVDGRARSIQAHLDPSLGRLFDLPPVLGLAEIDTRVAASRS, from the coding sequence GTGACCGATCTCGTGACCCCGTCGACCCCCGAGGCGGAGGACACCGGCGATCTCGACCGGCTGCTGGAGCGGCACCGGCGCGAGCTGACCGGCTACTGCTACCGGATGCTGGGCGGCGCCGGCGATGCCGAGGACGCCGTCCAGGAGACCATGCTGCGGGCCTGGCGGGGTTTCGGCAGCTTCGAGGGCCGCTCCGCCGTGCGGTCGTGGCTCTACCGGATCGCCACCAACGTGTGCCTGGAGATGCTGCGGAGCCGCCAGCGCCGGGCGCTGCCCATGGACCTGGCGGCACCGATGCAGTCCGGGTTCCAGCTCGGGCCGCGCCTGCCGGAGTCGACCTTCGTGCAGCCGATGCCCGACGGCCAGGTGCTCTCCGGCGACGACGACCCGGCCGCGCGGGCGGTGGGCCGGGAGTCGGTGCGGCTGGCGTTCGTCGCCGCGCTCCAGCACCTGTCGCCCCGGCAGCGGGCCGTGCTGATCCTGCGCGACGTGCTGCGCTGGAAGGCCAGCGAGGTGGCGCAGCTGCTCGACGCCACCGTCGTGTCGGTGAACAGCGCCCTCCAGCGGGGCCGGGCGTCGCTCGCCGCGATCGACCGCGACTCGCCACCGGCGCCGCACCTGGCCGACACCGACGACCCCCAGACGAAGGCGTTCCTGGAGCGCTACGTCGACGCCTTCGAGCGCTTCGACATCGACCTGCTCGTCCGGATCCTCCACGAGGACGTGACGCTGGCGATGCCGCCGTTCGACCTCTGGATCCAGGGTCGCCCGGCGGTGCTGGACTGGGCGGTGACGGCCCCGGGCCTGTGCCGGAACGGCCGCTTCGTGCCCGTGGGGACGGCCAACGGCGCGCCCGCCTTCGGTCTGTACCACTCACGCGACGACGGCCGGTTCGACCTGTTCGGCATCCACGTCGTGGAGATCGTTGACGGTCGGGCGCGGTCGATCCAGGCGCACCTCGACCCGTCGCTCGGCCGGTTGTTCGACCTGCCCCCCGTCCTCGGCCTCGCCGAGATCGACACCCGGGTGGCCGCCAGCCGCTCCTAG
- a CDS encoding ABC transporter ATP-binding protein: protein MSSMEYAAWNTLYHAMHQQEGRRFSRNTLRRIVAFAKPHHRELLVFVGVSVVGAVLAVATPLLAGEVIDVIERQGDSGELVRLAVVIAVIAVAEAGFSLLNRWLSSRIGEGIILDLRRSVFTHVQKMPVAFFTRTRTGALVSRLDNDVIGAQRAFSDTLSGVVSNAVALMLTFAVMAGISWQVTLLALVLLPVFVLPARRMGKRLAAMTREAADHNSAMTTQMTERFSAPGATLVKLFGRPQREAAEFTSRAERVRDIGVRSAMAEWVFITALTLVSALALALVYGLGGWLALRGEMETGAVVTLALLLTRLYSPLVGLASARVEVMTALVSFERVFEVLDLQPLIAEKPGALDVPDGPVSVEFDDVHFAYPAADKVSLASLEEVATLDTRGGEEILHGVSFRAEPGQLVALVGSSGAGKSTLASLAARLYDVDAGTVRLAGVDVRDLTFESIRDTLGMVTQDGHLFHETVAANLRLARPEATDDELWDVLTRAQLADLVVGLPDGLDTVVGERGYRFSGGERQRLTIARVLLARPRVVVLDEATAHLDSASEAAVQAALAEALSGRTALVIAHRLSTIRAADTILVVEAGQIVERGTHEDLLAADGRYAKLYRTQFADKEEALA, encoded by the coding sequence ATGAGCAGCATGGAATACGCCGCGTGGAACACGCTCTACCACGCCATGCACCAGCAGGAGGGCCGCCGGTTCTCGCGCAACACCCTCCGGCGCATCGTCGCCTTCGCCAAGCCGCACCACCGTGAGCTGCTCGTCTTCGTCGGGGTGAGCGTGGTCGGGGCGGTGCTCGCGGTCGCCACTCCCCTGCTGGCCGGCGAGGTGATCGACGTCATCGAGCGGCAGGGCGACAGCGGCGAGCTGGTGCGGCTGGCCGTCGTGATCGCCGTCATCGCCGTGGCCGAGGCCGGCTTCAGCCTGCTGAACCGCTGGCTGTCGTCCCGCATCGGCGAGGGGATCATCCTCGACCTGCGCCGCTCGGTGTTCACGCACGTGCAGAAGATGCCGGTCGCGTTCTTCACCCGCACCCGCACGGGCGCCCTGGTCAGCCGGCTCGACAACGACGTCATCGGCGCTCAGCGGGCCTTCAGCGACACGCTGTCCGGTGTGGTCAGCAACGCCGTGGCTCTGATGCTCACGTTCGCCGTGATGGCGGGCATCTCGTGGCAGGTGACGCTGCTGGCGCTGGTGCTGCTGCCGGTGTTCGTGCTGCCCGCCCGCCGCATGGGCAAGCGCCTCGCCGCCATGACCCGCGAGGCCGCCGACCACAACTCCGCGATGACCACCCAGATGACCGAGCGCTTCTCGGCCCCGGGGGCGACCCTGGTGAAGCTGTTCGGACGCCCGCAGCGGGAGGCCGCCGAGTTCACCTCGCGGGCCGAGCGGGTGCGCGACATCGGCGTCCGCTCCGCCATGGCCGAGTGGGTGTTCATCACCGCCCTCACGCTCGTCTCGGCGCTGGCCCTGGCGCTGGTCTACGGACTCGGCGGCTGGCTGGCCCTGCGCGGCGAGATGGAGACCGGTGCCGTCGTCACCCTGGCGCTGCTGCTCACCCGGCTGTACTCACCGCTGGTCGGCCTGGCCAGCGCCCGGGTGGAGGTCATGACGGCGCTGGTGAGCTTCGAGCGGGTGTTCGAGGTGCTCGACCTGCAGCCGCTCATCGCCGAGAAGCCGGGCGCCCTCGACGTGCCCGACGGGCCCGTGTCGGTCGAGTTCGACGACGTCCACTTCGCCTACCCGGCGGCCGACAAGGTGTCGCTCGCCTCGCTGGAGGAGGTGGCGACGCTCGACACCCGTGGCGGCGAAGAGATCCTCCACGGCGTGTCGTTCCGGGCCGAGCCGGGGCAGCTGGTGGCGCTGGTGGGGTCGTCGGGAGCCGGCAAGTCGACGCTGGCGTCGCTGGCGGCCCGCCTGTACGACGTCGATGCGGGCACGGTGCGGCTCGCCGGGGTCGACGTGCGCGACCTGACGTTCGAGTCGATCCGCGACACGCTCGGCATGGTCACCCAGGACGGGCACCTGTTCCACGAGACGGTGGCCGCCAACCTGCGCCTGGCCCGCCCGGAGGCGACCGACGACGAGCTGTGGGACGTCCTGACCCGGGCGCAGCTGGCCGACCTGGTGGTCGGGCTGCCGGACGGGCTCGACACCGTGGTCGGCGAGCGGGGCTACCGGTTCTCCGGCGGCGAGCGGCAGCGGCTGACGATCGCCCGGGTGCTGCTGGCCCGGCCGCGGGTGGTGGTGCTCGACGAGGCGACCGCGCACCTCGACTCGGCGTCGGAGGCGGCGGTGCAGGCCGCCCTGGCCGAGGCGCTGTCGGGGCGGACTGCGCTGGTGATCGCCCACCGCCTGTCGACCATCCGGGCCGCCGACACGATCCTGGTGGTCGAGGCCGGCCAGATCGTCGAGCGCGGCACCCACGAGGACCTGCTCGCCGCCGACGGCCGCTACGCCAAGCTCTACCGCACCCAGTTCGCCGACAAGGAAGAGGCGCTGGCCTGA
- a CDS encoding lipase family protein, which translates to MHTTRRIALLLLVAFVASTFGSTEPASAAPQPPAVDAFYTPPAGYETTTPGTILRTRRVTVTGLGVPVPVRSTQMLIRSTDAKGRPMATVSTLMEPQTLYLGKRPLLSYQPATDSLGDECEPSYLLQVGLEKELPLMALGLLKGWAVVVTDYQGPRHAYGPGRMEGQATLDGIRAAERLAGTGLSGTSTPVGMMGYSGGALATGWAAELAPTYAPELKIKGVAAGGTPSDLRAAGEVIDGGPFSGLFLGAAVGMSREYPEMLPLMNEAGQQMIDQISDLCYAAMAAFFPFRRLEEFTNVPDPLDHPTVAAILAENRMGGAAPTAPVYLYHSVFDELIPYGSALELRDDWCSQGATVQFGTSYASEHVILAVSGAPGAVGFLGARFLGLPAPDNC; encoded by the coding sequence ATGCACACGACACGAAGGATCGCACTCCTGCTCCTGGTCGCCTTCGTCGCCTCGACGTTCGGGTCGACCGAGCCGGCGTCCGCCGCACCGCAGCCACCCGCCGTCGATGCGTTCTACACGCCGCCCGCCGGCTACGAGACGACGACGCCCGGCACGATCCTGCGCACCCGCCGGGTGACCGTGACCGGCCTGGGCGTCCCCGTGCCCGTGCGCTCGACGCAGATGCTGATCCGCTCGACCGACGCCAAGGGCCGCCCGATGGCCACCGTGTCCACGCTGATGGAACCGCAGACCCTGTACCTCGGGAAGCGGCCGCTGCTGTCGTACCAGCCCGCCACCGACAGCCTCGGCGACGAGTGCGAGCCGTCGTACCTCCTGCAGGTCGGGCTGGAGAAGGAGCTGCCGCTGATGGCGCTGGGCCTGCTCAAGGGCTGGGCCGTCGTCGTCACCGACTACCAGGGCCCGCGCCACGCCTACGGGCCCGGCCGCATGGAGGGCCAGGCCACCCTCGACGGCATCCGGGCCGCCGAGCGCCTCGCCGGCACCGGCCTGAGCGGCACGAGCACGCCCGTGGGCATGATGGGCTACTCGGGCGGGGCGCTCGCCACCGGCTGGGCCGCCGAGCTGGCGCCCACCTACGCACCCGAGCTGAAGATCAAGGGCGTCGCCGCCGGCGGCACCCCGAGCGACCTGAGGGCCGCCGGTGAGGTCATCGACGGCGGGCCGTTCTCGGGCCTCTTCCTCGGTGCCGCGGTGGGCATGAGCCGGGAGTACCCGGAGATGCTGCCGCTGATGAACGAGGCCGGGCAGCAGATGATCGACCAGATCAGCGACCTCTGCTACGCCGCCATGGCGGCCTTCTTCCCGTTCCGGCGCCTGGAGGAGTTCACCAACGTGCCCGACCCGCTCGACCATCCGACGGTCGCCGCCATCCTCGCCGAGAACAGGATGGGCGGCGCCGCACCCACTGCACCCGTGTACCTCTACCACTCGGTGTTCGACGAGCTGATCCCCTACGGCTCGGCGCTCGAGCTGAGGGACGACTGGTGCAGCCAGGGCGCCACGGTGCAGTTCGGCACCAGCTACGCCAGCGAGCACGTCATCCTGGCGGTGTCGGGCGCACCGGGCGCGGTGGGCTTCCTCGGCGCCCGGTTCCTGGGCCTCCCCGCACCCGACAACTGCTGA
- a CDS encoding metalloregulator ArsR/SmtB family transcription factor, whose amino-acid sequence MTSENGSDADADELHGVFRALADPTRRYLLDLLFARDGRTLTELESELPEMSRFGVMKHLKVLEKAGLVVTQRSGREKLHFLNPVPIRLIHDRWIDKYTERRVTALSDLKKQLEDPQ is encoded by the coding sequence ATGACCAGTGAGAACGGCAGCGATGCCGACGCCGACGAGCTGCACGGGGTGTTCCGTGCCCTGGCCGACCCGACGCGCCGCTACCTGCTCGACCTGCTCTTCGCCCGCGACGGTCGCACGCTCACCGAGCTGGAGAGCGAGCTGCCCGAGATGTCGCGCTTCGGGGTGATGAAGCACCTCAAGGTGCTGGAGAAGGCGGGGCTGGTCGTCACGCAACGGTCGGGTCGGGAGAAGTTGCACTTCCTGAACCCGGTCCCGATCCGGCTGATCCACGACCGGTGGATCGACAAGTACACGGAGCGTCGGGTCACGGCGCTCTCCGACCTGAAGAAGCAACTGGAGGACCCCCAATGA
- a CDS encoding ATP-binding protein has translation MKDRRLVRGPAERAQPHIGAGSGPLLVAVLALLAYDLWQGLGDWQARHFLAVGAACLGALVLWRELRLERRRNGRLTAQLTTVAAEADERQRAVSDLFVNLARRNQSLLDRQLGLIGELEQKEQAPDALAELFELDHLATRIRRNAESLLVLSGDDPARRWGRPVQLAEVVRAAAAEVEDYRRVDVRVGDHVEVAGRAVADVAHLLAELIENATTYSPTHRKVMVRSHATVGRPGVVVAVEDTGIGMADAHRQAANRVLAEPLVLDLRGRTMGLHVVSRLARRYDVEVELAPTPGGGVTALVTLPASLVTQPEPTAPRSLHLVRGGPAVGARPGSGPAGAATLGAGHRVTPPPGLARRPRPSPTPPPAPEPQPPPPEPPEPPERLRTRAANREQTREMLSRFQASQRAGRAVADATAGSLAPDRSHVVTPEESP, from the coding sequence ATGAAGGATCGTCGTCTCGTGCGCGGTCCGGCGGAGCGGGCACAACCTCACATCGGAGCGGGAAGCGGGCCACTGCTGGTCGCCGTGCTGGCACTGCTGGCCTACGACCTCTGGCAGGGCCTCGGCGACTGGCAGGCGCGGCACTTCCTGGCCGTCGGCGCAGCCTGCCTCGGGGCCCTGGTCCTGTGGCGGGAGCTGCGACTCGAGCGGCGTCGCAACGGCCGCCTGACCGCGCAGCTCACGACCGTCGCGGCCGAGGCCGACGAACGCCAGCGGGCGGTGTCGGACCTGTTCGTGAACCTGGCCCGGCGCAACCAGTCGCTGCTCGACCGGCAGCTCGGCCTCATCGGCGAGCTGGAGCAGAAGGAGCAGGCTCCGGACGCCCTGGCCGAGCTGTTCGAGCTCGACCACCTTGCCACCCGCATCCGCCGCAACGCCGAGTCGCTGCTGGTGCTGTCGGGTGACGATCCGGCGCGGCGCTGGGGGCGGCCGGTGCAGCTGGCCGAGGTCGTGCGGGCCGCGGCCGCCGAGGTGGAGGACTACCGGCGGGTCGACGTGCGGGTGGGCGACCACGTCGAGGTGGCGGGACGGGCCGTGGCCGACGTTGCCCACCTGCTGGCGGAGCTCATCGAGAACGCCACCACCTACTCCCCGACCCACCGCAAGGTGATGGTGCGCAGCCACGCGACCGTGGGGCGGCCGGGGGTGGTCGTGGCCGTGGAGGACACCGGAATCGGCATGGCCGACGCCCACCGGCAGGCCGCCAACCGCGTGCTGGCGGAGCCGCTGGTGCTCGACCTGAGGGGCCGCACCATGGGCCTGCACGTGGTCAGCCGGCTGGCCCGGCGCTACGACGTGGAGGTCGAGCTGGCCCCGACGCCCGGCGGCGGCGTCACCGCCCTCGTCACGCTTCCCGCGTCGCTCGTCACCCAACCCGAGCCGACCGCACCCCGCTCCCTCCACCTGGTGCGCGGCGGGCCTGCGGTCGGGGCCCGCCCCGGTTCCGGTCCGGCCGGCGCTGCCACCCTCGGCGCCGGCCACCGGGTCACACCGCCGCCCGGGCTCGCGCGACGGCCTCGGCCGTCGCCGACGCCACCACCGGCTCCGGAGCCGCAGCCGCCTCCGCCCGAGCCCCCGGAGCCACCCGAACGGCTCCGCACCAGGGCGGCGAACCGGGAGCAGACGCGGGAGATGCTGTCGCGGTTCCAGGCCAGCCAGCGGGCCGGACGGGCGGTCGCCGACGCGACGGCCGGATCGCTGGCCCCCGACCGTTCCCATGTCGTGACCCCGGAGGAGAGCCCGTGA